In Candidatus Methanomethylophilus alvi Mx1201, a genomic segment contains:
- the hisS gene encoding histidine--tRNA ligase: MIQCPRGTRDFLPDELEKRRSYENVLRGVAHRFGFREIETPIFEDAELFILRSGPGVMKELYNFKDKGDRDIALRPEMTASVIRAFVNGMGSYPKPIKVFYFGQCFRYERPQAGRYREFFQFGAEIIGSATPETDAEAIAMAASMIKSLGLRNYKIRIGHIGVLRQRIADIGVPKERTAEVLQKLDKKLYDEARPILRDIGVKDEDAEALFDLTETVGGVEVLDKVPGEAGAYLKELVDILGVMGVRDLEIDLGVVRGLDYYTGMVFEAEAPVLGAEKQICGGGSYTLSELFGGEKVFSTGFAIGFDRILLAMEKEGIVYEEKGIDAYVIPVSEDVRKDAAGIVSRLRAEGRSADIDIMGRKMAKALKYADSIRARYAVIVGRKELENGCVTLRDMKTGDQKEVPVDNIFQDA; this comes from the coding sequence ATGATACAGTGTCCCCGTGGAACGAGGGATTTCCTGCCCGACGAGCTTGAGAAGAGAAGGTCCTACGAGAATGTTCTCAGAGGAGTAGCTCATAGATTCGGGTTCAGGGAGATCGAGACCCCGATCTTCGAGGATGCGGAACTCTTCATCCTCAGGTCCGGCCCCGGGGTCATGAAGGAGCTCTACAACTTCAAAGACAAGGGAGACAGGGATATCGCCCTCCGCCCGGAGATGACGGCCTCAGTCATAAGGGCGTTCGTGAACGGCATGGGGAGTTACCCCAAACCCATCAAGGTGTTCTACTTCGGCCAGTGCTTCAGGTACGAAAGGCCTCAGGCCGGCAGATACAGGGAGTTCTTCCAGTTCGGTGCCGAGATAATCGGCTCGGCCACCCCCGAGACCGATGCCGAGGCGATAGCCATGGCGGCATCGATGATCAAATCCCTCGGGCTCAGGAACTATAAGATCCGCATCGGTCACATAGGCGTCCTGAGGCAGAGGATCGCCGACATCGGTGTTCCCAAGGAGAGGACCGCGGAGGTCCTTCAGAAACTCGACAAGAAATTGTACGACGAGGCGAGACCGATCCTCAGGGATATCGGAGTGAAGGACGAGGATGCGGAAGCCCTCTTCGACCTTACCGAGACGGTAGGCGGCGTCGAGGTCCTCGATAAAGTCCCCGGAGAGGCGGGTGCCTATCTCAAGGAGCTCGTGGACATACTCGGTGTCATGGGGGTCAGGGACCTGGAGATCGACCTCGGGGTCGTCAGGGGTCTCGATTACTATACAGGCATGGTCTTCGAGGCGGAAGCGCCGGTCCTCGGAGCCGAGAAGCAGATCTGCGGCGGCGGATCCTACACCCTCTCCGAGCTCTTCGGCGGCGAGAAGGTCTTCTCCACCGGTTTCGCCATCGGGTTCGACAGGATCCTGTTGGCCATGGAGAAGGAGGGCATCGTATACGAGGAGAAGGGCATCGACGCCTATGTCATCCCCGTCTCCGAGGATGTCAGGAAAGACGCCGCAGGGATCGTATCCCGTCTCCGTGCCGAGGGCAGGAGCGCCGACATAGACATCATGGGAAGGAAGATGGCCAAGGCCCTGAAGTATGCCGACTCCATACG
- the hemA gene encoding glutamyl-tRNA reductase — translation MLVSLHITHSSAGGMECLNDIIPGIEDAVGKALAESKDVEEYVIIRTCNRLEAYVATDDNHDVRLMMERIVKKTIPYSDREFWYILQDNECIKHLFTVVCGIDSLIVGEDQIQHQTRDAFMKAQKEGHVGKSLYALFNNAIIVGKRVRTETELNKGAVSVGYAAIELAEKEIGSLDGKNIAIIGAGDMAGVIAKNLVGKGPETVFVSNRTFERAQELAKELGGTAVTLDRLDGMIARSDLVLVATSAKHDVVTKENVERAMAERPDRPLLMIDVSVPTNIAKDVVEIPNVKLSTMAALDAIAAENVAKRKGEISAAERIIRQEMQKIEDERKARDANITIREFSIMCERIRSEEAAMAKSYLGNGDDPDKVIDDMSHAIVKMISAEFIKNLRRAALDGDSETVEAAARLFGLIKEHNDKEKE, via the coding sequence ATGTTGGTAAGTCTGCACATAACCCATTCCTCTGCCGGCGGTATGGAATGCCTGAACGACATCATACCTGGAATAGAGGATGCAGTAGGAAAGGCGCTTGCTGAATCGAAAGACGTGGAAGAATATGTCATAATACGTACGTGCAACCGTCTGGAGGCCTATGTGGCCACCGACGACAACCACGACGTACGCCTGATGATGGAGAGGATTGTCAAGAAGACCATACCTTATTCGGACAGGGAGTTCTGGTACATACTGCAGGACAACGAGTGCATAAAGCATCTTTTCACGGTCGTCTGCGGCATAGACTCCCTGATCGTCGGAGAGGACCAGATCCAGCATCAGACCCGCGACGCGTTCATGAAGGCCCAGAAGGAGGGGCATGTGGGCAAATCCCTCTATGCGTTGTTCAACAACGCCATCATCGTAGGGAAGAGGGTGAGGACCGAGACCGAACTCAACAAAGGGGCGGTATCGGTCGGATACGCCGCCATAGAACTGGCCGAGAAGGAGATAGGATCCCTCGACGGTAAGAACATAGCCATCATAGGGGCCGGGGACATGGCGGGGGTCATCGCCAAGAACCTCGTGGGAAAAGGTCCGGAGACGGTGTTCGTCTCCAACAGGACGTTCGAGAGGGCGCAGGAGCTGGCCAAGGAGCTCGGCGGGACCGCCGTGACCCTGGACCGTCTGGACGGAATGATCGCCAGGAGCGACCTCGTCCTCGTGGCCACCTCTGCGAAACACGACGTCGTGACCAAGGAGAACGTGGAGAGGGCCATGGCCGAAAGGCCCGACCGGCCCCTCCTCATGATTGACGTATCGGTGCCCACCAACATCGCCAAGGACGTGGTGGAGATACCCAATGTCAAACTCTCCACCATGGCCGCCCTGGACGCCATAGCGGCGGAGAACGTGGCCAAGAGGAAAGGGGAGATAAGCGCCGCCGAGAGGATAATCCGGCAGGAGATGCAGAAGATCGAGGACGAGCGCAAGGCGAGGGACGCCAACATCACCATCCGCGAGTTCAGCATCATGTGCGAGAGGATAAGGAGCGAGGAGGCCGCCATGGCCAAGTCCTATCTGGGCAACGGAGACGACCCCGACAAGGTCATCGACGACATGTCCCATGCGATAGTCAAGATGATAAGCGCGGAATTCATAAAGAATCTCAGAAGGGCCGCCCTGGACGGGGATTCCGAGACCGTCGAGGCGGCGGCGAGGCTGTTCGGCCTGATAAAAGAACATAACGATAAGGAGAAGGAGTGA
- the hemB gene encoding porphobilinogen synthase: protein MFPINRGRRLRQTPEIRSLVRETRLDPSELILPVFFDANIDEVKYTDSMPGVPTYPLSGYESITKDILDSGVSSVLVFGVPKKKDSVGSDAYSDDGVVQQAIRGLKGALKDGEELVVIADLCMCEYTDHGHCGVLRDDGDVDNDPTIELYGKIAVSQARAGADIIAPSGMMDGQIDAIRTALDMEGFENTPIMAYSAKYQSAYYGPFRDIANSAPSCQCHARKDRATYQMDPANRREALREIASDLDEGADIIMVKPAGPYLDIVREAADSFPVPICAYQVSGEYAMIKAAARNGWIDEKRIMMESLIGIKRAGADMIITYYAKDAAKVLRGE from the coding sequence ATGTTTCCTATAAACAGAGGGAGAAGGCTTAGACAGACACCGGAGATCAGGTCGCTGGTCCGCGAGACCCGGCTCGACCCCTCGGAGCTCATCCTCCCCGTATTCTTCGACGCCAACATAGACGAGGTGAAGTACACCGACTCCATGCCCGGCGTCCCCACGTATCCGCTCTCCGGATACGAATCCATAACGAAGGACATCCTGGACAGCGGAGTGTCCTCCGTCCTGGTGTTCGGCGTCCCGAAGAAGAAGGATTCCGTCGGTTCCGACGCATATTCCGACGACGGGGTCGTCCAACAGGCCATCAGGGGTCTCAAAGGCGCCCTGAAGGACGGCGAGGAGCTGGTCGTCATCGCAGACCTGTGCATGTGCGAATACACCGACCACGGCCACTGCGGCGTCCTGAGGGACGACGGGGATGTGGACAACGACCCCACCATCGAACTCTACGGGAAGATCGCCGTATCCCAGGCGAGGGCCGGGGCGGACATCATCGCACCCAGCGGGATGATGGACGGGCAGATCGACGCCATCAGGACCGCCCTCGACATGGAGGGGTTCGAGAACACCCCCATCATGGCCTACTCGGCGAAGTACCAGAGCGCCTACTACGGGCCTTTCAGGGACATCGCCAACTCGGCCCCCTCCTGCCAGTGCCACGCCAGGAAGGACAGGGCCACGTACCAGATGGACCCGGCCAACAGGCGCGAGGCCCTCAGGGAGATCGCATCCGACCTCGACGAAGGTGCAGACATCATCATGGTGAAACCGGCCGGACCCTATCTGGATATAGTGAGGGAGGCCGCGGACTCGTTCCCCGTACCCATCTGCGCATACCAGGTGTCCGGCGAGTACGCCATGATCAAGGCGGCCGCAAGGAACGGATGGATAGACGAGAAAAGGATCATGATGGAGTCCCTCATCGGCATCAAGAGGGCCGGGGCGGACATGATCATCACCTATTACGCGAAAGACGCCGCCAAGGTCCTGAGAGGGGAGTGA
- a CDS encoding aspartate aminotransferase family protein — translation MRLSNSESEAGQLRRITPGGVSSPVRAFKPFPLVIDSGQGCRITDIDGNDYVDLCMAYGPLIVGHSCPRVAKAVRDQTKKGSVFGAPSHPETKLLEKITSTVPSAEMCRMAVSGTEATMHAVRLARGYTKKNGIVKLNGGFHGAHNTVLVAAGSGSVNGTPSSLGVPEDDVRNTYLVEYNDAGMFESLLDRNEDIAGIIMEPVMGNVGVVTPKKGYLAEMRKITKEHGALLIFDEVITGFRLSAGSAQGRFGVTPDLTTMGKIIGGGYPAGAFMGKREIMEMVAPNGPVYAAGTFAGNPVSAAAGLETIDIMAEKGRYDSLEKKTQTLVARMRDALEDSGVRGCIQSIASMFSIYFGVDEVTNGSDAQKADRDMFAEMFDYMLHHGVYLPPGPMEVEFMSAAHDEEACEKIAKTFEGFLKQVKK, via the coding sequence TTGAGACTGTCCAACTCAGAATCCGAGGCTGGTCAGCTCAGGAGGATCACCCCCGGGGGCGTCTCCTCCCCTGTCAGAGCGTTCAAGCCCTTCCCGCTCGTCATCGACAGCGGTCAGGGATGCAGGATCACCGACATAGACGGCAACGACTACGTGGACCTCTGCATGGCCTACGGGCCCCTCATCGTGGGACACTCCTGTCCCCGCGTCGCGAAGGCCGTCAGGGACCAGACCAAGAAGGGCTCCGTCTTCGGCGCCCCGTCCCATCCCGAGACCAAACTTCTGGAGAAGATCACGTCCACCGTGCCCTCGGCGGAGATGTGCAGGATGGCCGTCTCCGGTACGGAGGCCACCATGCACGCCGTCAGACTGGCCAGGGGATACACGAAGAAGAACGGCATCGTCAAGCTCAACGGAGGGTTCCACGGGGCCCACAACACCGTCCTCGTGGCGGCCGGTTCGGGATCCGTGAACGGGACCCCGAGCTCCCTCGGGGTACCGGAGGACGACGTGAGGAACACCTACCTGGTCGAATACAACGACGCCGGCATGTTCGAATCGCTCCTCGACAGGAACGAGGACATCGCGGGCATCATAATGGAGCCCGTCATGGGAAACGTCGGGGTGGTGACCCCTAAGAAGGGATATCTGGCCGAAATGAGGAAGATCACGAAGGAGCACGGGGCCCTCCTCATCTTCGACGAGGTCATCACCGGGTTCAGACTCTCCGCCGGGAGCGCCCAGGGGCGCTTCGGCGTCACCCCCGACCTCACTACCATGGGCAAGATCATCGGAGGGGGATACCCCGCCGGGGCGTTCATGGGGAAGAGGGAGATCATGGAGATGGTGGCCCCCAACGGACCGGTCTACGCGGCCGGCACCTTCGCAGGCAACCCGGTCTCCGCCGCCGCGGGTCTGGAGACCATAGACATCATGGCCGAGAAGGGCAGATACGACAGCCTGGAGAAAAAGACCCAGACGCTCGTGGCCCGCATGAGGGACGCCCTCGAGGACAGCGGGGTGCGGGGATGCATACAGTCCATCGCCTCCATGTTCTCCATATACTTCGGCGTCGACGAGGTCACGAACGGGAGCGACGCCCAGAAGGCGGACAGGGACATGTTCGCCGAGATGTTCGATTACATGCTGCACCATGGGGTCTACCTGCCGCCCGGACCCATGGAGGTCGAGTTCATGTCGGCGGCGCACGACGAAGAGGCCTGCGAGAAGATCGCGAAGACCTTCGAAGGATTCCTTAAACAGGTGAAGAAATGA
- the hemC gene encoding hydroxymethylbilane synthase, translating into MIAGSRESQLAMAQAEEFKALLEKTTGEACEIKGMTSTGDKDIKTHLADMGGTGVFVKELEEALLNGEIDCTVNSLKDIPAQLDPRFVVAAVLPRADVRDALIPASLEQLQCGAIIGTSSVRREMMLRATKPSLRVKTLRGNMNTRLEKLQEGEYNAIIMAKAGLDRLGIERDVHPIDKHVFVPAAGQGAIGIECRADDTKTIELLKKVDDAKTRAEVKLERDILRHMNAGCSSPIGINAELVGDTMKLIAVSFADIIPVRIVTEFPASEADAKAKEIADRLLKKA; encoded by the coding sequence ATGATCGCCGGAAGCAGAGAGAGCCAGCTGGCTATGGCACAGGCCGAGGAGTTCAAAGCGCTCCTCGAGAAGACGACGGGGGAGGCCTGCGAGATAAAGGGCATGACCTCGACCGGGGACAAGGACATAAAGACCCATCTCGCCGACATGGGCGGGACCGGGGTCTTCGTCAAGGAGCTGGAGGAGGCCCTCCTGAACGGGGAGATCGACTGCACCGTCAACTCCCTCAAGGACATCCCCGCCCAGCTGGACCCCAGGTTCGTCGTGGCCGCCGTCCTCCCCAGGGCCGACGTCAGGGACGCCCTCATCCCGGCCTCCCTCGAGCAGCTGCAGTGCGGCGCCATCATCGGGACCTCCAGCGTGAGGAGGGAGATGATGCTCAGGGCGACCAAGCCGTCCCTGAGGGTGAAGACCCTCCGCGGAAACATGAACACCCGCCTGGAGAAACTCCAGGAAGGGGAGTACAACGCCATAATCATGGCCAAGGCCGGCCTCGACAGGCTCGGCATCGAGAGGGATGTGCACCCCATCGACAAGCACGTGTTCGTCCCGGCGGCCGGACAGGGGGCCATCGGCATCGAGTGCAGGGCCGACGACACGAAGACCATCGAACTCCTGAAGAAGGTGGACGATGCCAAGACCCGTGCCGAGGTGAAGCTCGAGAGGGACATACTCAGGCACATGAACGCCGGGTGCTCCTCCCCCATCGGCATCAACGCCGAGCTGGTCGGGGACACGATGAAGCTCATAGCCGTGTCCTTCGCCGACATAATACCCGTCAGGATAGTCACCGAATTCCCCGCGTCCGAAGCCGATGCGAAGGCCAAGGAGATCGCGGACAGACTTCTGAAGAAGGCATGA
- the cobA gene encoding uroporphyrinogen-III C-methyltransferase, with amino-acid sequence MTGKVYLIGAGPGDTGLITVKGLQALREADVVMYDALSSPELLKECKEGAELIDAGKRAADHHLRQWQTNDLLVEYAQKGKVVARLKGGDPFLFGRGAEEAEKLRKAGVEVHVIPGVTSAISVPELCGIPVTHRDHASMVTFITGHEKGDRSEDRIDWKSLVGGHGTLVILMGLENAGNISAGLVEGGMSPDMPAAILSKGSTPDQKVYVTTVGDLERTIREENVATPGIMVIGTVVQLRAVLGDLA; translated from the coding sequence ATGACCGGAAAAGTATATCTCATAGGTGCCGGGCCCGGAGACACCGGACTGATCACCGTCAAAGGGCTGCAGGCCCTCCGCGAGGCAGACGTCGTCATGTACGACGCCCTTTCCAGCCCCGAACTCCTGAAGGAATGCAAAGAGGGTGCCGAACTCATCGACGCCGGGAAGAGGGCGGCCGACCACCATCTCAGACAGTGGCAGACCAACGACCTCCTGGTGGAGTACGCACAGAAGGGGAAGGTCGTGGCAAGGCTCAAGGGAGGGGACCCGTTCCTCTTCGGAAGGGGGGCCGAGGAGGCCGAGAAGCTCAGGAAGGCGGGCGTGGAAGTGCATGTCATCCCCGGAGTGACCTCGGCCATATCCGTCCCGGAGCTCTGCGGCATCCCCGTGACCCACAGGGACCATGCCTCCATGGTGACCTTCATAACCGGCCACGAGAAGGGCGACAGGTCCGAGGACCGCATCGACTGGAAGAGCCTGGTCGGCGGACACGGGACCCTCGTGATCCTGATGGGACTCGAGAACGCCGGCAACATATCCGCCGGCCTCGTGGAGGGCGGGATGTCCCCCGACATGCCCGCGGCCATCCTGTCCAAGGGATCCACCCCCGACCAGAAGGTCTACGTGACCACGGTGGGGGACCTCGAGAGGACCATCAGGGAGGAGAACGTCGCCACCCCCGGCATAATGGTCATCGGCACCGTGGTCCAGCTCAGAGCGGTCCTGGGTGACCTGGCATGA
- a CDS encoding uroporphyrinogen-III synthase, whose product MISVGFTRPRDRIAEGERICSEMGFEPFGAPSFDPVRGDKEVFDEIEEVLSSGEAYFTLFASITAVEECVDEYGKEKLLALLEKTNVACTGSSTEKVLKRLTGRDTDLVPEVYSGVGVAEEIADEVAYKTVVLLRSAGGDGKIVDILEKAHAKVLDEPVYDMVPAQICEDTEELLEKTESGTLDALLMTSPNSFLVFYGQMTDRFGKDRTDEALRKTFKVAIGRPTAESMSKAGMPCDTIAETSTFEGMLETVKKKFAL is encoded by the coding sequence ATGATATCGGTCGGGTTCACACGTCCGAGGGACAGGATCGCCGAGGGCGAGAGGATCTGCTCCGAGATGGGCTTCGAGCCCTTCGGAGCCCCCTCCTTCGACCCCGTCAGGGGGGACAAGGAGGTCTTCGACGAGATAGAGGAGGTCCTCTCCTCCGGGGAGGCGTACTTCACCCTCTTCGCATCCATCACCGCCGTGGAGGAGTGCGTCGACGAATACGGGAAGGAGAAGCTGCTGGCACTTCTGGAGAAGACCAACGTGGCCTGCACCGGCAGCAGCACCGAGAAGGTCCTCAAGAGACTCACGGGGAGGGACACCGACCTCGTACCGGAGGTCTACTCCGGCGTCGGCGTGGCCGAGGAGATAGCCGACGAGGTCGCCTACAAGACGGTCGTCCTCCTGAGGTCGGCCGGAGGCGACGGGAAGATAGTGGACATCCTGGAGAAGGCGCACGCCAAGGTCCTCGACGAACCTGTATACGACATGGTGCCGGCGCAGATATGCGAGGATACGGAGGAACTCCTGGAGAAGACCGAGTCCGGCACTCTGGACGCCCTGCTGATGACCAGTCCCAACTCGTTCCTGGTGTTCTACGGTCAGATGACCGACAGGTTCGGGAAGGACAGGACGGACGAGGCCCTGAGGAAGACGTTCAAGGTGGCCATAGGGAGACCCACGGCGGAATCCATGTCGAAAGCCGGCATGCCCTGCGACACCATAGCGGAGACCTCCACGTTCGAAGGGATGCTGGAGACCGTGAAGAAGAAATTCGCCCTTTGA